A portion of the Hoylesella buccalis ATCC 35310 genome contains these proteins:
- a CDS encoding co-chaperone GroES, which translates to MKVKPLADRVLVAPAPAEEKVGGIIIPDTAKEKPLHGKVVAVGNGTKDEEMVLKEGDEVLYGKYSGTELEFDGDTYLIMRQSDVLAVVK; encoded by the coding sequence ATGAAAGTTAAACCATTAGCAGACAGAGTGTTGGTTGCTCCAGCACCAGCAGAAGAGAAAGTAGGTGGAATCATTATTCCCGACACCGCAAAAGAAAAACCATTGCATGGTAAGGTGGTAGCCGTGGGTAACGGTACGAAAGACGAAGAGATGGTTCTCAAGGAAGGAGATGAGGTGCTATACGGAAAATATAGTGGCACGGAATTAGAATTTGACGGTGACACCTATTTGATTATGCGTCAGAGTGATGTTCTTGCTGTGGTCAAGTAA